The proteins below come from a single Pichia kudriavzevii chromosome 2, complete sequence genomic window:
- a CDS encoding uncharacterized protein (PKUD0B11620; similar to Saccharomyces cerevisiae YDR109C; ancestral locus Anc_8.257) yields the protein MSEVYYAGVDVGTGSARAVIIDSKGSILGLSERPITRHELKENHITQSSTEIWDAICYCVKSAISQSGVDHYKILGIGFDATCSLVAINEKTNDPMPVGPDFTNPLENIMLWMDHRADLETDEINATGDECLKYVGGKMSIEMELPKMKWLKNNMPNGMFNDTKFYDLADFLTMKATGKETRSFCSVVCKQGYIPQGITNRNGWSREFLENIDLPELAANNFSKLGGIDGLNGNYLTAGETIGPLSLLAAKSLGLTTNCFVGSGVIDAYSGWMGTVAAPTNLPIPSLVDQDHGKNGLGKGTGRLAAVAGTSTCHICIEEKEILVPGVWGPYRDVIGKGYWAAEGGQSMTGALLAHVLSTHPASAELGVLAESSSLSKFEFLNSRLENLRVLRKERSVVSLAKNIFFYGDFHGNRSPIADPNMRASIIGQSMDVSLDSLAVEYLAACEFIGQQTRQIVERMEESGHSIKAIFMSGGQCRNGLLMRLLADCTGLPIVIPRYIDASVVFGTAMLGAVAAEDAIKELETRKNQTPQFGNNNLGIKKGSRVADVFKQDSLPPSPYTAPTATVSVTSISNLNSSASGSGFPFPLTELNVNTSSGRSGSADKTFQDPKYRGSVSEESGDEFITFDSKTRAQEVVTDRLRTSSPIGYNPKGIGLPPEVAKGETAADKLWRVMCKLSSTGNVIFPSDSSHPDRKLLKTKYSIFLDQIATQQKYREMVASTEKAIENYLNF from the coding sequence ATGTCCGAGGTTTACTATGCCGGTGTCGATGTTGGTACTGGTTCTGCGCGTGCAGTTATCATTGACTCAAAGGGATCTATCTTGGGATTATCGGAGAGGCCAATTACAAGACACGAACTGAAGGAAAACCATATTACGCAGTCATCAACTGAAATTTGGGATGCAATTTGTTATTGCGTCAAGTCTGCAATTTCCCAATCAGGTGTGGATCATTACAAGATTCTTGGTATTGGGTTCGACGCAACTTGTTCGTTGGTTGCTATCAATGAGAAGACAAATGATCCAATGCCGGTTGGGCCTGACTTCACAAATCCTCTCGAGAATATAATGCTTTGGATGGACCACCGGGCTGACTTGGaaactgatgaaattaATGCTACTGGTGACGAATGCTTGAAGTATGTCGGCGGTAAGATGTCAATTGAAATGGAACTACCTAAAATGAAATGGTTGAAAAACAACATGCCAAATGGTATGTTCAATGACACCAAATTCTATGACTTGGCTGATTTCTTAACTATGAAGGCTACGGGGAAGGAAACACGATCATTTTGTAGTGTTGTCTGTAAGCAAGGATACATCCCTCAAGGTATTACCAACAGAAATGGCTGGTCCAGGGAATTTCTAGAGAATATTGATTTGCCTGAGTTAGCAGCtaataatttttccaaacttGGAGGTATAGACGGTCTCAATGGTAATTACCTTACAGCAGGAGAAACCATTGGACCATTAAGTTTGCTTGCGGCGAAATCCCTCGGCTTGACGACAAACTGCTTTGTGGGTTCTGGCGTCATTGACGCTTATTCTGGTTGGATGGGAACAGTTGCAGCGCCAACTAATCTACCAATACCGTCATTAGTTGATCAAGATCACGGCAAGAATGGGTTGGGTAAAGGTACTGGTAGGTTGGCTGCGGTTGCTGGTACTTCGACGTGCCATATCTGtatagaagaaaaggagatATTGGTTCCTGGCGTCTGGGGGCCTTATAGAGATGTTATCGGTAAGGGGTACTGGGCTGCTGAAGGTGGTCAATCAATGACGGGTGCTTTATTAGCTCACGTTTTATCAACGCATCCAGCATCTGCTGAATTGGGAGTTTTAGCCGAAAGTTCAAGTCTatccaaatttgaattcttaAATTCAAGATTGGAAAATTTGAGAGTATTACGAAAGGAAAGAAgtgttgtttctcttgccaagaatatcttcttttatGGTGATTTCCATGGCAATAGGTCTCCGATTGCAGATCCAAACATGAGAGCATCGATTATTGGACAGTCCATGGATGTTTCGCTTGACTCTTTGGCAGTCGAGTATCTAGCTGCTTGTGAATTCATTGGCCAACAAACCAGACAGATTGTGGAAAGAATGGAGGAATCGGGACATAGCATTAAGGCTATCTTTATGAGTGGCGGACAATGCCGTAATGGTTTACTTATGAGGCTCTTGGCTGATTGTACGGGATTGCCTATTGTAATCCCCAGATACATTGATGCATCTGTTGTGTTTGGTACAGCAATGCTAGGTGCTGTGGCAGCGGAAGATGCAATAAAAGAACTcgaaacaagaaaaaaccAAACCCCCCAATTTGGTAATAACAACTTGGGTATCAAGAAGGGTTCACGTGTAGCCGATGTCTTCAAGCAGGATAGTTTGCCACCATCACCATATACTGCACCTACAGCCACTGTTTCGGTTACATCGATTAGTAATCTAAACAGTAGTGCTAGTGGCAGTGGATTCCCATTCCCATTGACCGAATTAAACGTCAATACCTCTTCAGGTAGAAGTGGCTCTGCCGATAAAACTTTCCAAGATCCAAAATACCGGGGATCGGTAAGTGAGGAGAGTGGTGATGAGTTTATTACATTTGACAGCAAGACAAGAGCACAAGAGGTTGTAACCGACCGTCTGAGAACTTCGTCCCCGATTGGCTACAATCCAAAGGGTATTGGCCTACCGCCGGAAGTTGCCAAAGGGGAGACTGCGGCAGATAAGTTGTGGCGAGTCATGTGTAAACTTTCCAGCACAGGCAATGTGATTTTCCCATCTGACAGTAGCCATCCGGATCGtaaattgttgaaaactAAGTATAGTATCTTTTTGGATCAAATTGCCACACAGCAAAAGTACAGAGAAATGGTGGCCAGTACAGAGAAGGCAATAGAAAATTATCTCAATTTTTAA
- a CDS encoding uncharacterized protein (PKUD0B11600; similar to Saccharomyces cerevisiae YGL212W (VAM7); ancestral locus Anc_3.525) — MQNIRVEIPRTTNVGNYVVYDLEILLEFNKSRTERFRVSKRFSDFVQFRQLLLNRHLTDLPNLPSKLSSFYKLSSALIEERRTGLANFSQTILNDKKLRMNHEVLNFFSIPKSIISEFNMITSSKDGIEGISTGGKYIIIDSAQHWMDSFKTVKSMLQNARGKMFASDNVVEIRKILKDCEFNQKILKDYLSNNRDLGAGEINRRNSLLESQISELNDLNYTLSNMKFNEQHVKVPLNSNILRDTGNTTSRRIFGKPKETSETKKYDNKGLLQYQQQKMAHQDQDLESLRDIIERQKQIGIAVNEELTIQNELLDGLGQQVDLSTEKMKNAKNKVNKII; from the coding sequence ATGCAGAATATCAGAGTAGAAATACCTAGGACTACAAATGTTGGAAACTATGTTGTCTATGACTTGGAGATTTTACTTGAGTTCAACAAATCTCGAACAGAACGATTCAGGGTATCCAAAAGATTCAGTGATTTTGTTCAGTTTCGCCAGTTGCTACTCAATAGGCACCTGACCGATCTGCCCAACCTCCCATCCAAACTATCAAGCTTTTACAAACTCAGCAGTGCTCTGATTGAGGAGAGAAGGACGGGTTTGGCGAATTTCTCTCAGACAATTTTAAACGATAAGAAGTTGAGGATGAACCACGAAGTActcaattttttcagtATACCTAAGTCTATCATATCTGAGTTTAACATGATAACTTCTTCCAAAGATGGCATTGAAGGTATATCCACAGGTGGTAAATATATCATCATAGACTCTGCTCAGCACTGGATGGATTCTTTTAAGACTGTTAAGTCCATGTTACAGAATGCAAGAGGTAAAATGTTTGCCTCCGATAATGTCGTAGAAATACGCAAGATACTAAAAGATTGTGAATTTAACcaaaagatattgaaggattatttatcaaacaatAGGGATTTAGGAGCGGGTGAAATTAACAGGAGGAATTCTTTGTTGGAGTCACAAATCTCAGAACTAAATGACTTAAATTACACACTATCCAATATGAAATTCAATGAACAACATGTTAAGGTTCCCttgaattcaaatattttacGTGACACGGGGAACACAACATCTCGACGAATATTCGGCAAGCCAAAGGAAACAAGTGAAACTAAAAAGTATGACAATAAAGGACTTCTGcaataccaacaacagaaaatgGCGCACCAGGATCAAGATTTAGAGAGTTTAAGGGATATCATTGAGAGACAAAAGCAAATAGGTATTGCAGTGAATGAAGAACTAACCATTCAGAACGAGCTACTAGATGGTTTAGGTCAACAGGTTGATCTGAGtacagaaaaaatgaaaaacgccaaaaataaagtaaacAAAATCATATAA
- a CDS encoding uncharacterized protein (PKUD0B11630; similar to Saccharomyces cerevisiae YER159C (BUR6); ancestral locus Anc_8.219), with protein MTENTNNSEAMEFVGLNSYLQMKTHFPSARVKKLLQSDEDIGKVAQATPMVVGRAVEMFMCALVEKSIEESAKSGTKKVNVPMLKKVIEQNEEFDFVHDVCEKYMGNGKDKDKERE; from the coding sequence ATGACTGAGAATACGAATAATTCAGAAGCAATGGAATTTGTAGGGCTCAATAGTTATCTTCAGATGAAGACGCATTTTCCATCAGCTAGAGTGAAGAAGCTGCTACAGAGTGATGAAGATATAGGGAAGGTTGCCCAGGCCACTCCGATGGTGGTTGGACGTGCAGTGGAGATGTTTATGTGCGCCTTGGTGGAGAAATCCATTGAGGAATCCGCAAAGTCTGGCACCAAGAAGGTGAACGTGCCCATGTTGAAGAAAGTAATTGAGCAAAACGAGGAATTCGACTTTGTCCATGATGTCTGTGAAAAGTACATGGGGAACGGAAAAGACAAGGACAAGGAAAGGGAGTGA
- a CDS encoding uncharacterized protein (PKUD0B11610; similar to Saccharomyces cerevisiae YMR250W (GAD1); ancestral locus Anc_8.801), translating into MNAEPPEWGGYKLIYCPTSMPCKETFLYSSCSNQRSEMTLSSHVDTDALEDKIFEKSSPKHKLLQKYNDILRRHGNDETNFEETPEAAVARFRGVANKYRIPETGMPSDLAYNIVHDEMALDGSTTLNLASFVNVHTDEETMKLITQNLTKNLADNDEYPMLIEMQERCISILANLWHAPLVTEDSGIKTPHGKEDISTFKRRAIGTPCTGSSEGVMLGGLAMKKNWQAKRKAKGLSTDKPNILMASCAQVALEKFARYFDVENRLIGVSDKDFLIDVDKIRENLDENTIGIYVIVGSTYTGGFENVEKIAEILDQYEKETGHWIPIHVDAASGGFIAPIIYPEFNWDFQIPRVMSISTSGHKFGLVTVGLGWVLFRDESWLPKSLRFELSYLGGLEESFSLNFSRPGYQIVHQYYNFLRWGKQGYYDVFDNALTNARLLSLFLEESGYFTCVSNLHLPLGMSARNRDPSWEPSQANEIIDEHDKFNPALPVVSFQLTKEFSEEYPEIPQSLISTSLRKKKWIIPNYPLPRINVPKENEDGEVEDDESLWNEANGLNNEILRVVVKYNLTAQLLDKLMHDIIDVVEGLIKSVKLVRKNISESKTSTDKHNEELIYNMLLSISNDGDERLIKLKTDENKTSNAKVIC; encoded by the coding sequence ATGAATGCGGAGCCTCCGGAATGGGGCGGATATAAATTGATTTACTGTCCCACCTCTATGCCATGCAAGGAAACGTTTCTATATTCTTCTTGCTCTAATCAACGTTCAGAGATGACACTTTCCAGCCATGTTGACACAGATGCTTTAGAGGATAAGATTTTTGAGAAGTCTTCTCCAAAACACAAGTTACTCCAAAAGTACAATGACATACTAAGAAGACACGGGAACGACGAGACTAATTTTGAGGAAACACCCGAAGCTGCAGTTGCAAGATTCCGTGGAGTAGCAAACAAGTATAGAATTCCAGAAACTGGAATGCCGTCAGACCTAGCATACAATATTGTTCATGACGAAATGGCATTAGATGGGTCAACAACTCTAAATTTGGCATCTTTTGTCAATGTCCACACCGATGAGGAGACCATGAAGTTGATTACCCAAAACTTAACCAAAAATTTGGCTGACAATGACGAATATCCAATGTTAATTGAGATGCAAGAGCGTTGTATTTCGATTCTTGCAAATCTGTGGCATGCGCCATTAGTTACCGAAGACTCTGGTATTAAGACCCCCCATGGTAAAGAGGACATCTCAACTTTCAAGAGAAGAGCGATTGGTACACCATGTACAGGCTCATCCGAAGGTGTCATGTTAGGTGGGTTGgccatgaaaaaaaattggcaaGCAAAGAGAAAGGCCAAGGGTTTGTCTACGGATAAACCAAATATTCTGATGGCTTCTTGTGCACAAGTTGCATTAGAAAAATTCGCAAGatattttgatgttgaaaacaGATTGATTGGTGTGTCTGATAAGGactttttgattgatgtTGACAAAATTAGAGAGAATTTGGATGAGAATACAATTGGTATCTATGTTATTGTTGGTTCAACATACACCGGTGGTTTTGAAAACGTTGAGAAAATTGCTGAAATCTTGGATCAGTACGAAAAGGAAACAGGACATTGGATTCCAATCCACGTTGATGCCGCATCTGGAGGTTTTATTGCTCCAATCATCTATCCGGAATTCAATTGGGATTTCCAAATTCCAAGGGTTATGTCGATCTCTACATCGGGTCACAAGTTTGGTCTAGTTACTGTGGGTTTAGGCTGGGTGTTGTTCAGAGATGAAAGTTGGTTACCAAAGAGCTTAAGATTTGAGTTATCTTACCTTGGTGGCTTGGAGGAATCTTTTAGCTTGAATTTTTCCAGACCTGGTTATCAAATTGTTCACCAATACTATAATTTCCTAAGATGGGGTAAACAAGGATACTACGATGTCTTTGATAATGCATTAACTAATGCAAGATTGTTATCATTGTTCTTGGAAGAATCTGGTTACTTTACTTGTGTGTCTAATTTACATTTACCTTTAGGTATGAGTGCAAGAAACAGAGATCCAAGTTGGGAGCCAAGTCAGGCAAACGAGATTATAGATGAGCACGACAAATTCAACCCAGCATTACCGGTTGTTTCATTCCAACTCACTAAAGAATTTTCAGAAGAGTATCCCGAAATACCTCAGTCTTTAATCTCTACCTCtttgagaaagaagaagtggATTATACCAAACTACCCATTGCCAAGAATTAACGttccaaaggaaaatgagGATGGTGAAGTCGAAGACGATGAAAGTTTGTGGAACGAAGCTAATGGGTTAAACAACGAAATTTTAAGAGTTGTTGTCAAGTACAACTTAACTGCCCAGTTGCTAGATAAATTAATGCATGATATaattgatgttgttgaaggTCTTATCAAATCAGTTAAGTTGGtcagaaaaaatatcagcGAATCGAAAACTAGTACCGATAAGCACAATGAGGAACTAATTTACAATATGTTGCTATCTATTTCTaatgatggtgatgaacGTTTGATTAAGTTGAAGACTGATGAAAACAAGACCTCAAATGCAAAAGTTATTTGTTAA
- a CDS encoding uncharacterized protein (PKUD0B11640; similar to Saccharomyces cerevisiae YDR105C (TMS1); ancestral locus Anc_8.250), producing the protein MGAVLSLPLIPVSIVGSWISSCIGVSICSCCMSRNVNPLMRTFKSSIATRIMYALMFMLNSLISWVSLSNSISKFLENLTWGLFKFGNKYCQDEKGCTGFTSVQRINFSLGLLHLILAGLLVGVKSTRNPRSTIQNGYWVAKLFVLGAFILLSFFIPDKFFVIWGNYFSIIFSTIFIGIGLILLVDFAHEWAETCIEKIEEGEIYLDITEEENQGIISSCFNFEGVNLWKKLLIGGTLTMYSGVLIMTVLMYMYFAQSGCHMNKTVITINFLFTLLITAFSIAPIVQEYNPNAGVAQASMCCIYCTYLVFSACLSEPDDRLCNPLIRSSGTRTATVIVGALFTFGAVAYTTTRAATNSAFNHGNEYDEVPVSEPVPVESNVITTQPTLRDNMRYQALKDAVEAGSLPESALTDPSYLNQSDDDDNDDDGMRDFSGQQEERNHLKYNYVLFHIIFFLATQYIAALLTINVGITDADNGTFIPVGRTYFNTWLKIASSWVCYALYGWTLVAPVLFPERFAQY; encoded by the coding sequence ATGGGAGCAGTATTGTCATTACCGCTAATTCCGGTGAGTATTGTGGGATCGTGGATATCATCCTGCATAGGCGTATCAATTTGTTCATGTTGTATGAGCAGAAATGTTAATCCATTGATGAGAACATTTAAGTCGTCTATAGCCACACGAATTATGTATGCATTAATGTTCATGTTAAATAGCTTAATTTCTTGGGTATCACTGTCCAATTCAATATCCAAGTTTTTGGAGAACTTAACATGGGGGTTGTTTAAATTTGGGAATAAATATTGTCAAGATGAAAAAGGGTGTACAGGATTTACCAGtgttcaaagaatcaacTTTTCTTTAGGATTACTTCACCTTATCTTAGCGGGGCTATTAGTTGGGGTTAAATCAACCAGAAATCCCCGATCAACTATACAAAATGGGTATTGGGTTGCCAAACTATTTGTCTTGGGTGCCTTTATCcttttgagtttttttATTCCTGATAAGTTTTTTGTTATATGGGGAAACtacttttcaattatatTCAGTACTATTTTTATTGGAATTGGTTTGATTTTacttgttgattttgcaCATGAGTGGGCAGAAACAtgtattgaaaaaattgaagaggGAGAAATATATCTTGATATAACAGAAGAGGAAAATCAAGGAATAATAAGCTCCtgttttaattttgaaggaGTCAATTTATGGAAGAAACTATTAATAGGAGGTACGCTGACAATGTACAGTGGTGTTTTAATTATGACTGTTTTGATGTACATGTATTTTGCACAGAGTGGATGCCACATGAACAAGACGGTTATTACGATCAACTTCCTGTTCACTTTATTAATTACAGCCTTTTCTATTGCACCAATTGTTCAAGAGTACAATCCTAATGCTGGAGTAGCGCAGGCTTCTATGTGCTGTATCTATTGCACATATTTAGTTTTCAGTGCATGTTTGAGTGAACCAGATGATCGACTGTGTAATCCATTGATCCGATCCAGTGGAACTAGGACGGCTACAGTTATAGTGGGTGCGTTGTTCACATTTGGCGCCGTTGCTTATACAACTACCAGGGCTGCTACTAATTCTGCATTCAATCATGGTAATGAGTACGATGAGGTCCCCGTGAGCGAACCAGTACCTGTGGAATCCAATGTCATCACCACACAACCCACACTTAGAGATAATATGAGATACCAAGCTCTCAAAGATGCTGTCGAGGCGGGTTCATTACCCGAAAGCGCATTGACAGATCCTTCGTATTTGAATCAAagtgatgacgatgataaCGACGATGATGGTATGAGGGATTTTAGTGGGCAacaagaagagagaaatcaCCTTAAATATAACTATGTTCTTTTCCacattattttcttccttgCTACACAATACATTGCTGCGCTTTTGACCATTAATGTTGGCATTACTGATGCTGACAATGGCACATTCATCCCTGTGGGACGCACATATTTCAATACGTGGTTGAAAATCGCCTCCTCTTGGGTATGTTATGCTCTCTATGGATGGACTCTGGTTGCACCAGTGCTTTTCCCCGAGAGATTTGCCCAATATTAA